Genomic segment of Candidatus Hydrogenedentota bacterium:
GCGCGGGCTGGGCCACGCTGGGAACGAATGCCGGGACGGGCAACGCCGTGCTGACAGTGGACTATGCGCAGAACACAACAGGCGCGGCCCGGACGGCGACAATCACCTTGACAGGCGCGGACACGGTTCCGGGCGCGGTTGAGGTGACGGTGACGCAGGCGGCGGCGCCGGGGTTGGCGGTGACGCCGGACAGCCAGAATGTGACCGGCGAGGCAGGCGAGGTGACTTTTGCGGTGACATCCCCGGCAGACTGGACCGCATCGTCCAATGCCGCCTGGATAACACTGGTCAACAGCGCCGGTTCCGGGGACGGCCCGTTGGTTGTGGGTTATGCCCTGAACGACACCGGTGCGACACGGACTGCAATGATATCGGTGACGGGCGCTGGCACGCTTCCGGGTACAGTGGAGGTGACCGTGACTCAGGCATCACAGGTTGAAGGCGAGGGCGAAGGGGAAGGAGAGGGCGAAGGCGAGGGCGAGGGCGAAGGAGAAGGAGAAGGCGAGGGCGAAGGCGAGGGAGAAGCACCCACGCTGGAGGAGCTGCGCGCCGCGTTGTTTGCGGCGTTTGGCGCCGCCGATGTCAACGGTGATGGCAAATTGAGTTACGCCGAGGCCCAGGCCGTCGTGGCCAACATCACCCCCGAACTCTTTGCGGCGCTGGACACCGACGGGGACGGGTTCATCACCCTGGTCGAACTGGGCGGGGAGCCCGATGACGGCTGCGGTTGTGGCTGCCAGAAGAGCGACTTCACGCCCGGCGGGCTGAAGAAGCGGCTGGGCGACCTCTTCCTGACCGGGCTTGCGCTGAGCCTGCTGGCGGCCTGGGGACGGAGGCGCCGCGAGTAAGCGGCTCTTTTGCAGGAATGAACGGCATGCCCCCGCGTTCGGCGGACGCGGGGGCTTTGCTGTGAATGGACGATGAGCAATGGACGATGGAGCGGGGCCGCCGCCGAAATTTCCCCAAAAAAAGGTTTTCGCAGGTTTTTTACCTGTGCTATACTTTTTCCATGTGCTGACGGCTTGGAGCTCGGTCATGGCAACACGTTTCCGTGTCCATCTCAGTCTGGGCTCCAATCTGGGTGACCGGACGGCCAACCTTGCGCGGGCGGTTTCCGGACTCGCGGCCCTGCCGGACACGAAGGTGTCCGCAGTGTCACGGGTGTGGGAGACGGCGCCGTGGGGGGTGGCGGATCAGCCGGTGTTTCACAACCTCGCCGTGGAGATTGGGACGGCCCTTGGGCCGCTTGAACTCCTGAACGCGGTGAAGGGGCTGGAAACGCGGCTGGGCCGCGGGCCGGGTTTCCGGTGGGGCCCCCGGCTTGTGGACGTGGACGTGGTCCTGTGGGAGTCGCTGATTCTCGACACGCCCGCCCTGAGCCTGCCCCATCCGCGGTTCCGCGAGCGGGCCTTTGTGCTGTGGCCGCTGGCGGAGATCGCGCCTGGCGCGGTTGATCCGGTGACCGGGCGGACTGTGGCGGAGCTGGCGGACGCGATGCGCGCCGCCGCCGCCCCGGAAACCGCCCAGCCTCTGGCGCCGCTGGCATGGAATGCTTGAACCGCTCCGCTTGGAGCCCGGCAGGGCCTGGGACGGATTCGTCACGGGTTCAAGGACGGAAGTGATGCGCGACAAAATCACGCCGGTGGTTTTCCGGCAAAAGAAGGCCGCGGGCGAGAAGATCGCCGTGCTCACGGCGTATGATTATCCCACCGCCCGGCTTGCCGACGAGGCGGGGGTGGACGCCATTCTGGTGGGGGACTCAGTCGGCATGGCCGTCATGGGGCTCGACTCCACCATTCCCGTCACCATGGACATCATGGCGCACCATACGGCCATGGTCAGCCGCGCCGTCAGGCGCGCCCTGGTCATCGGGGACATGCCCTTCCTCTCTTACCACACCGGCGAGGCGGACGCGGTCCGCCATGCGGGGCGGCTGGTGGCGGAGTCGGGCGCGCAGGCGGTGAAGCTGGAGGGTCCCGCCGACGAGTTTGGCGGGGTCATCCACGCGATTCTGCGGGCGGGCATCCCGGTGATGGGCCATGTGGGCCTCACCCCCCAGTCCATTCTCCATTTCGGCGGGTTCAAGGTGCAGGGGAGGGGCGAGGCGGACGCGCGGCGCATTTTGGCGCAGGCGCTGGCGCTGGAGGAGGCGGGCTGCTTTGCCGTGGTGCTGGAGTGCATGCCCCCGGCCCTTGCGGCGGAAATCACCGCCGCCCTGTCCGTGCCCACCATCGGCATCGGGGCGGGCGCGGCCTGCGACGGGCAGGTGCTGGTGATGCACGACATCCTCGGCTGGGGGAAGACGCGCTTCGCCAAGACCTACGCCGACGCGCGCGGCGCGATGGCGGGGGCGTTCGGCGAGTATGTGCGCGAGGTGAAAAGCGGGGAATACCCCGCCGCGGAGCACCAATACGAATGATTGTGCTGGAGACGGCGAAAGAGATGCGCGCCTGGTCGCGCGGCCGGCGGCTTCAGGGCCGGAGCATCGGCTTTGTGCCCACGATGGGCGCGCTGCATGAGGGCCACGCCAGCCTGATGCGCGCGGCGGCCCGCGAAAACGACACGGCCGTTGCCAGCATCTTTGTGAACCCGGCCCAGTTCGCGCCCACGGAGGATTTTGACCGGTATCCCCGCACGTTTGACGCGGACCGGGCGATTTGCGCGGCGGCGGGCGTGGGAGTCATTTATCTGCCCTCCGCGCGGGGCATGTATCCTTCGGACTACAGCACCCATGTGCTGGTGGGCGGGGTGAGCGAGGGGCTCTGCGGCGGGAGCCGCCCCCACTTTTTCCGGGGCGTGGCCACAGTGGTCACCAAGCTGTTCAACGCGGTGGAACCGGACCGGGCCTATTTTGGTCAAAAAGACGCGCAGCAGTGCGCGGTGATCCGGCGTATGGTCCGGGACCTGGACATGGCCGTCGAGATTGTGGAGATGCCGATTGTCCGGGAGGCGGACGGGCTGGCGATGAGTACGCGGAACCGCTATCTCTCGCCGGAGGAGCGGGCGCGCGCGCTGTGCCTGTCGCGGTCCCTGTTTGCGGCGGAACACCGGCTGCGGGACGGGGTTCGGGACGCCGCAGACATAACGGGCGCGGTGCGCGCGGGGATGGCGGAGACCAAAGTGGACTATGTGTCGCTGGTGGACGCCGCCACCATGGCGCCCGTGGCGCGGGTGGAGGGGCCTGTGCTGCTGGCCGTGGCGGCGTGGGTGGGGGAGACACGCCTGATAGACAACATCAAGTTTGACCCGTCGCAACCGGAGGAAATTCGGCCATGATGCTGACCATGTTCAAGAGCAAAGTCCACCGGGCGACCGTGACGCAGGCGGACCTTAACTACACCGGAAGCCTCACGCTTGACCCGCTGCTCATCGAGGCGGCGGGGATGCTGGTCCACGAGCAGGTGCATGTGCTGAACATCAACACGGGCGCGCGTTTCACGACGTACATCATCGAGGGGGGGCGCGGCAGCGGGGTGGTGTGCCTGAACGGCGCGGCGGCGCGGCTTGGCGCGCCGGGCGACCTGATTATCGCCCTGACCTACGCCGAGATGACGCCGGAAGAGGCCCGAACACACGAGCCTGTGGTGGTGCATGTGGACAAAAACAACCACATCACGGAAGTGGTCCGGGGTGCCCGCGCGGTTGTCGAGGACTAGGGCCGGACATCCCGCTGGGTCATTTCCCAACTTATCACCAAAAAGGATGCGCGGCTGTTCCTCTTTTTGGGTGTCACCGCCGTCACGCCAACACATGGAGTGTAAAGCATGAAAAGGCGCGCGATACGGTTCACCGTGGCAGCCCTCTGCTTTGTGCTGGCCGGCATCGGCCCGGTTTGCCCCATCCCACTCCTCCAAGGAGGCAATGTGGCGTTTGCGGACGAACCGCCCAGGCGCCCTTTTCCGCAGCATGTTTCCTACGCGGCGGGCACCCTGCGCCCCAGTCACCGGACGCAGGCGCAACAGGACGACGACCTTCGCGCGGCCTATGACCGGTGGAAGTCGAATTATCTCACCAGGACGAAAGAGGGCCATTACAGGGTCAAGATCGGGCGCGGGGCGAACGCGCCGACCATTTCGGAGGGTCAGGGCTACGGGATGGTAATCGTGCCGCTCATGGCGGGGCACGACCCCGAAGCCCAAACCATTTTTGACGGCCTCTGGGGCTTTTTTAACGCCCACAGAAGCCCGGCGGATTCGCGCTTAATGGCCTGGCGTGTGAACCTTCAGCGACCGGACAGGGGCGACGGCAACAGCGCGTTCGACGGGGATGCCGACATCGCTTACGGACTGTTGCTGGCGGAAAGCCAATGGGGTGGCCGGGAAGGAAACGGAATCAACTACATGGAGGAGGCGAAACGGGTGTTGGACGGCATCCTTGATCGGACGGTGGGCCCCGCGAGCAGGCTGCCGATGCTCGGGAACTGGTTCGGTCCGGACGGGGCGCCCTTTAACCAGTTTACCCCCCGCCCGTCGGACTTCATGCCGGCCCATTTTCGGGCTTTCGGTCAATCCACGGGCAATCCGGTCTGGGGAGAGGTGGTTGCGGCCTGCCAGCGCGTTGTGGATTCATTTCAAAAGAACGTCTCCCCAACAACGGGCCTGTTGCCGGATTTCGCGGTTGTTGAGCCGTCCGGCGCGGTAAGACCGGCCCCCCCGGGGTTTCTCGAAAAAGAATGGGACGGCTGTTACAACTTCAACGCGGGACGGGTGCCCTGGCGGCTTGGCACGGATGCGTTGCTCTATGGCGATCCTGTTTCCGCCGCCCAGGTAAAAAAGATGGCCGATTGGGTGCTTGTGGAAACCGCCGGCAACCCCCACGGCATCAAACCGGGATATACCCTTGATGGAAGCCCCATAGCGTCCCGCAATTATTTCTCCACCTTTTTTGCCGCGCCCTTCGGCGTGGCCGCAATGGTGGCCGGACAGCAGGAATGGCTCAATGCCGTCTATGATGCGGTGAGGCTGCAAGAGCAGGGCTATTACGCGGACACCGTGACGCTGCAGTGCCTCATCGTCATGACGGGAAACTACTGGACCCCGTGAGCGTGGTTGCGGCGCGTCCTGACGGCCCGGTCTATGGGTTCTGGACCTGGTAGGTGAAGGTGCCGGGATTGTTGGCGCCGCGGGTGACGGTGACGGTCACGGTGCTTCCGCGCCGCACCGCGCGCAGGTCCAAATCATTGGCCGCGACCACCGTCTCGAAAACCGGGGCGCCCTGGGGGTCCTGCCGGAAAAAGGTCACCGACACGCGGTAGACGCGGTTTTGGAAAAACCACGGCAGCACCGCCGCGTCGTCCACCGCGATGGGCCGGGTGTAGCCGGCGCCGTCCAGGGGCATCCGGTTGATTTCCGCGTCAGGCCCCGGCACCTCCCCCTGCGCGGGGGGATCGTAGACCTGGACCCCGGTGATGGGGAGGTCGCCGTTGTTCACCACCTTCATTTTGATGGTGCCAACGCCGCAGCCGGAAAGCACGGCCATGCCCGTGAATGCGGCGGTCATCACCAGCGCCATGCGAAAAATACGGATGTCCATGTGGGCGGCTCCTTGATGTAATTGTTCCGCCGGGAACCTTTATTGTCAACAGTTTAACACGAACCCACGGGAAACGCGCAAGAAAATAGTGCCGTTTTTCAGGGCCTTCTATTCGGCGCCGGCCGCCACCCACGCCTCGTTGAAGCGGACATGCTTGATGGCGCTGCCCTTGATTTCCTTGCGTTTGTGGGAGTAGGTCACGTGGATGGCGCCGTCCTTCGCCTGAAGCATCGAGGGGTAGGAGAAGGATCCATCATCCTTTGCGGGCTCGTTTTCCAGAGTGCGCTTCACGGGCCAGGTCAGGCCCTCGTCATCGGAGAGAAAGACGGTCAGGCGGTGCCGCCCGTCCGACACGTCGTTGCAGACCAGGGCCCAGCGCCCGCTTTCGAGGGCCACGGCGTCCACACTCGCGCCGGAGTTCCAAATGTCCATGGAGTCCACGTTGGACCATGTGGCGCCGAGGTCGGAGGAGGTGGCGGTGCGCACGCGCTTTGGCAGGCCGTTGTCGCGCATGTAGGCGACAATCGTGCCGTCCTTGCGCTGGACGAATGCCGGCTGGATGTTCGAAATCTTGCCCAGATTGTCGTCCAGTATGGGGGTGCTGAAGCCCCAGGTGGCGCCCCTGTCCTCAGTCCAGGCCGCCAGGGAGCAGTTGAACACGTCCGAGTAAAGCCCGAGCAGCATCCGCTTCTCGTTCACCATGATGGGGCGGATGCGGGTCATCCAGCCCAGGCGCTGGTGGAGCTTGTCCTTGGCCTTTTCCCTGCCCGCGGCGATTTCGTCCTTGACCTCGGGCATGGCCTCGAGCATGGGGGCGAGCAGTTCCAGACCGTCGTCAACGACCTTGAGGAAACGGATTTCCAGGTCCGTGGGGCGCGCGTGGATCACGTCCTGCCAGCGCCAGACCGGGGGACCGTCGTTAAGATAGTCGTCTGAAAGGCGGTATTTGAGGAGGGAGCCGCCCCACATGTTGTCCTGCACGGTGATCCAGATGAGCCAGAGCGTGCCCTGCGGGTCGGTAAAGAGCACGGGATTGCAGTCGGGCAGGTCGGGCGTGTCCGCCATGACGAAGGGGGTCTCCCATTCGGAGGCGCCCGCGCGGCGGCGCGAACCCTGGACCATCACGTCATCCGCCCAGCGCTCGCCGGTGCCGTGAAACCAGCAGACCAGCAGGTCGCCGTTGGGCATCTGGGTGATGCTGGAACCGTGGTTGTGGAACTCGTTTGGTGGGAAGACAAGTTCCGCCTCATAAAGCGGCGCCTCCGCCGCGAGGGTCATGAGGGAGATTCCGAGTGCGATTGCGGAAAGGGTCATGACAGGGGACTCCTGTGGGTCTTGGCAAAACCGGCCATTCAAGATATCAGCGGGTAGGATAGCATTTCATGGCAGTACCGGCAAAACAGGGGGGACACGGACAGTGAATGGACCGCCATGGCCTTTTAACGCAGCAGTTCCACCACGGCGCGCACCCACGCGGGGTGGCTGTTGGGCGACGGCAGCAGCATGAAGTCCCCGCCGCCCGCCTGCAGAAACGCCTCCTTCCCCCGGATGCCCAGCTCTTCCAGCGTCTCCAGGCAGTCTCCCACGAAAGAGGGGGCGCAGACCGCCACGCGCTTTGCGCCCCGGCCGGGAAATCCGGCCAGCAGGTCGTCGGTGGCGGGCTCCAGCCAGCCTTTGCCAAAGCGGGACTGCCAGCCGAGGACACAACGCGCCGGGTCCAGGCCCAACCGCCCGGCGATCCCCTCCATCGTCATGCGGCACTGCCGCTCGTAGTCATACGCAAGGCCGCCGGCCGCCCCTTTGCGCACCTGCCGCAGGGGCAGGCCGTGAAAACTGAAGAGCACCCGGTCCGGCGCGAAGTCCGCCAGCATCGGCCCCCAAATCTCCGCCAGCGCCCCGATGAACGCCGGATGCGCGTAAAACGGCGGCACGATGTTCAGGGACGGCACGTTCCAACGTTTGGCGGCCTCCCGAAGGAGGACGGAGGTCACGCCGCCGCGGGTGGCCCCGGCATACTGGGGAAACAGGGGCAGCACCGCGGTCTCCCCCGCGCCGCACGCCGCCATTGCGTCCAGCCCCTCCGGGATCGAGGGGCGGCCATAGGCGGAGGCGACACGCACCACCGTCCCTGGAAGCGCCTCTTCCAGCGCGGCGCGGAGCGCCTCCGTGTTCACCACCAGCGGCGACCCCCCGCCGGTCCAGATGGCCCGGTAGGCCGCCGCGCTTTTCAGGGGACGCATCGGAAGAATGACGCAGTGAACCAGCATCGCCCTGAGGAGCCAGGGCATGTCCAGCACGTAGGGGTCCATGAGAAACTTGCGCAGATAACGGCGGACCGCCCCGGTTTCGCAGGTGTCGGGGGAGCCGGTATGCAGCAGAAGAATCCCCCTTGGGGCCGATTCCAAAGACGGGGCGTTTTGTGTGGTTTCCGTATTTGTCATGCCCGAATCATATAAAACCGGGGCAGGGGGGAACAATGTGCGGCTCCTGTTGAACGGGAAAGCGGAAAAGGTGCTACACTGTTGCAGGATAAGGAGGCTGTCCAATGAGCGGAACGGTTGTTGTCGCGCCCATCCTGCTGCCCCAGCTCATATCGTTGCTGTTTGGCGCGGAGGTCGCCGCGGGGGCGATGGCGAATTTGGGTTTCGGCGCGCAGGCCATCATCAAAGAATGCATGAAGAACGCCCACGCGCACCGCGAGAAGGAGAAGGCCCGTCTCGGCGCATGGCTGGCGTTCCATGAACGCGAAACGGCCACCATGGCGGAATCCCTGGCCCTGGAGGAGTTTATCACCGCGTCCGAGCAGAAACTGGCGCACATGACCCTCTCCGAGGCCGCGCCCGTCCGTCAGGAGGACGGCGCCCCGGCTGCGGAGGTTTCCGCCGCGCATCTGGCCCTGGGCGCGCACCGCCTTGCGCCGCACGAGGCGCGGCAAATGCTCCGCGAGATGTCGGAGGCGCTGGACGCCTTTCCAGAGCCCTACCGGCATGCGGCGGGCAACCCCTGGGAGCGGCTGCGGACGCGGCTTGCGGCCGTGGAGGCCGGACTGGACGCCGGGAAGGCCGGGGAACGCGACGAGATGCTGGCGCTTGGGAAAATGGTCCGGGATTCCCTGGCGGCGTTTTTGGAGGGGCTGCGCAGGCGGCGGCTCCATACGGAAAAAACGCGCCAGCGCATGGAGGAGGCCCTGGACGCGGTGCTGTTTTACGAGAAAGTGGCCGGCTCTTTTGACGGCGAACTGGAAAACCAGCGCGGGGAACTGGAGGGCATCCGCGCGCAACTGCTCACTCTCTGCGCGGCGGAGGAAATCCCGGAAGGCGCGCTGGACACGCTGGAAAAGCGGCTGGGCACCATCCGGGGCGAACTGGACCGCGCGGCGGTGAACATCGCGCAGCGCCGGGGCCTTTCCGAGGCAATCCTCAGGCATCTCTCCGAAATGGGCTATGAGACCATGGAGGAGTTTCATGCGGCGCAGGATGGGCTGATGCACCGGGCCGCCCTGCGAATTCCCGGCGGGGAGCTGCTCCATGTGGGTCTGCACCAGAACCACCAGATGGCCTTCGAGGTGGTGCATGAGCGTCCCCCCTCTTGCGACGCGAACGCGCCGTTCTCCCTGGCCGAGCTCGCCCAAATCGCCCGGCAGGAGGAGCGCTGGTGCGGGGACCTGCGCGAACTCGTCCGCAGACTGGTGGCGGAGGGTTACCAGTACGGGGTCTCCTTCGAGCAGCACCTGAAAGAGCAGAGCGTCAAGGTGGTGGTGGTGGAAAGCGCCGAGGACCTGCTCAACGGCGCTGAACAGGAGGCGGACGCGCCCGGAAAAATGCACCTGGACGCATAAAGGGCCGGCCCGTCGCGGTCAGGGCAGCGCCACGGACTCGCCCGCCTGCAGCACGAGCATGCGCGTCCCGTCGGACACGGTCAGTTTCTTGGAGGAGTAGTTGTACTCCGCCGCCCGCCACTCCCCGTTGATTCGGTCCCCCAGCAAAATGTCCACATCCCTGGCCCTGCCCGAAGGCTGGGTCACCGTCACGCGGAACCGGGGCTGGTCCCCCTCTTTCTGAAAGACGCCCCGCAACAGTATTTCCGTCACCGGCACTGCAACGGGTGGCGCCTCCTCCTCTTCCAGGGGTTGCTGCTTTCTGGGTCCCGGTGGCGTCACGGCCCCGGGCTCCCCCTCAACCGGTTCACTCTCCGCCTCCCCTGTCATGACTTGGGGGGGCTCCGCATCGGAGGCGTTCTCCTCCGCGCGGGGCATCTGTCCAATGTCTGGGACAGATGCAATGGGAACAGCCTCTCCCGGCGGGGTGGACGGCGTGTCCGCCACCGGGACTGGCCCCGTCCCCAGCGCCGCCCCCGCACCCAGCCCCGCAGCCAGCAGCAGCACCGAAAGGAAGACGGCGGCGGGTGTCACCCACCGCGAACGCGGAAGGACCTGAAACGTCATCGCGCTGGCGGCGGCGGTTGCGGCCAGTGCGCCGACGGCGGCGGCCGCCCAGAGCAATCCCGTCCCACCGGACACCGGAGCTGCGGAGAAGCCCCAGTCCAGCCCCCAGAGCAGCCCCTGCAGGGCCGCCGCACCGGCCAGCAGCCCGCCACGCAGCATTCTTTCGCGCAGGGCGGGCACCACCGCCAATATGAACGCACCCGCCAGGGTGAAAAACGCCGCAACAGCCGACGGGCGGTATGCGCCGTCCCCGGCGGCGGGCATCAGCAGGGGCACCGAGAGCAGCAGCAGCAGCAGCGCCGCCGCATAGGCGGGCATGGACTCCGCCGCCACCTCGGCCAGAACGCGGGGCGAGGCAAGGCGGCGGAAAACGGTGGGGCGGCCAAAAGGCAGGTCCACAACGGTGTTCGCGCCCAGAGCGGACCGCGCCCACTGCCGGAGACGGCGGAGGTCGTCCAGCGCCTGCACCAGCACCTCCTCCAAATCGCCCGCATCCCCCGGAGCGCCGGCGTTTCGTTCCGTCTCCAGACGCAGACGCGCCTGCACCGCCCCCAGGTCCGCCTCGCAGTCCCTCACCACCTCGGCCAGGCGCGCGCGGTGAAAGGCCACTCGGGCCGCCGACCGTTTCAGTTCGGCCTCGGCGTCATGCAGCCCCTCGCGGAGGGCCTCGGCGGGCAGTCCGGCCTCCCGGGCCATCCGCCGCCACTCGCCCGCCCTTCGGGCGGCCAGCGCCTGATGCTCGAAAGCGTCCCGCAGCCCCTCGACATGGCGCTGCACCAGGGGCCGGTCATCCTCCTCCGGCGCGGGAAGCTGCAATCCGCCGTCATCCGGATCAAAATCGTCCAGACTCACCTCGACAAGCCCGCCCAAGTCGTGGACATCCCCCGCGCGCAGCCAGCCGCGCAGGTTGTGGCGGCGTCGCTCGAGCGACTCGCGGCGCGCCCGCAGCCGGACAATCTGGGGATAAAAAAGGTCATAGGGTGTCTCCCCCACCCTGAACCGCAGCATGGTCTGGGCCGTCTCCTCCAGCACCGCCACCAGCCGCTCGCTGGTTTCAAAAAGGGCGTCTTTCAGTTGCCGGTTCATCTTCTCACGCGCCGCGGCTGCGAGCCGACGGTACGACTCCAGGGTGGCCCGGTCCGGCAACTGTCCTGAAACACCCCGGCCGTCCGCGATTTTTTCCAGTTGGCGCCCGACCAAATGCTCATACGCGGCGACACGCCGCAGGGGCTCGAGCACGTCCAGGGGATATTCTGAGGGGGGCATTTCCGATGCCGGCTCCCCCGGCGCCGGTGTCCTTCCCCTGACGTCGAAGAAGCCCGACGGCTCTTTGACGACGGCGGCGTCCGGCTCCGAAGATGAGGCGCCCTCCAGGATGCGCACGCGCTCGCCCGGTTGCCGAAGCAGGGATGGACACTCCTCAAGCCGCAGTTCAACCGTGTCCGGTGGAAATTCCCCCTGCAGCGGGGTCCAGAATTTCTGGTGGCACGAGACACACTTTCCGGGGCGGCTCTCCACGCCGGCAGTCACACGCATCTTTTGCCCGCAAAGGCAGTATAGATACACTTCACCGGACATTCCGGTTATCCTTTTCTGGCCACACCCGCCACTATGCCTAATCCGGAAAACCTGCCGTCCGTCTCCTGCCGAAAAAAAGACAGGCTGGACACCCTTATATGGATTATACCGGAAATTTGCAAAAAAACTGAGCGGATTTCCGGTGGGCGCCGTTTTTTATCCCGCGACCGCGGGGTATTGTCCATAGACGTGCAGGTTGTTCCCGCGCAAAAGCGCGACGGCCAGCGCCTCCGCGTCGCGGGGACGAAGCAGGCCGGCATCCATCCGCTCGCCCAGGGTGCGGGCCACCACCCACCGCCATGCCATGAGGGCGCCGGTGCTTTCCTCCGCGGTCCAGCAGTCCCCGCCCCAGGTGATGGTGCGGGCGCTTTGCGCGACATCCAGAAACTCTTGAAGGGCGCGGACGGCGGCGCTGGTCGAGATGGTGGGCATCCAGGTGAGGCTTGGGCATGCGTTGGGGTAATTGTGGGCCAGTCCGGCAACAGTGTGAACCCACGGGTATCCCGCGTGGAACAGCACGAACCGCACACCGGAATGCCGTTCCAGCACCGGCGCGAGGTGCATGGGGTCGGAACCAGTCAACTGCGCCAGCCCGGTGTGAATCTGGAAGGGCACGCCAAGCTCCCCGGCCAGTTCACAGCAGCGGTTGAAGATATAGTTTCCAAAGAGCCGGGCCAGTTCCGGGGAAATCTTGCCGGGACGGTGGCCGAAAGCCGCCTTGGCCGCGCCCCGGTCATCCTCCGCATAGGTCACGGGACGCCGGTAGGCCTCGGCGCACTTGAACGCCGCCACCTTGCCCGCCGCATGGCGCGCCCGGATGACACCGCGCATGTGCTCCACATAGTCGTCCAGGGACCCGCCCGTGAAACCGTAACGCTCCCAGGGGTTGAACCCGTCGGGGTCGGCGGAGTCCGGATGATGGCCGTACATGAACTTGTCTATCCTGAACGCGGGCCAGAACAGGTCCGGGTGGCCGTTGTCGTCCCCCGGATTCCAGTACGTGTCCAGAATCAGCCGCTCGTATCCGGCCCGCCGCAACAGGTCCACATGCAGATCGGGATTCGCGCGGTGCGCCGCGCGCGCAAGCGCCGACAACTCGTCCCAGTTCTCCGCCGTGATGGGCCCCTCCACCCCGTGCGCGGCGCAAAAGCCCTTCTCGAACCACACAAAATAGGTGTTGTGCCGCACATGGTCCAGATAGGCGGCACGGCTTTCGGGGGTGTTCCCCGGCGTGTGGCCCAGCCAGCCCACATACGACTGCGCCAGCAGGCTGTCCAGGCTGACCGGTTCCCGGAACAGGGCGTCCGGCTGGTGGTGCTCATGGTCGGAAAAGACCGGCACGGTCTCGATGTGCCGCATCAGGGCGGCAAACTCTTTGGTGACATTCATGGCGGACCTTCCCCGCCGGTCAGGGACATCCGCCCGCGCCGGCATGTGGAAAAGCCTGAACCTTTAGGCCAGGACAAGTCAAGCCGGAATTTGGTGACTTTTTAGCCGATTGGCTCAGGGACCTTCTTTTTTTTCTTGCTCTTGCTCTTAATCTTGCTCTTGCTCTAATCTTGTTTCAGTAGGGGTCTCAGGCATGTACTGGCAATGGGCACTTTCCCGCTATATGAGAAGATACCCGGAAAAGCGTTGCTGTTCCCTGTAGTGATAATGCTGTCCAAGATGACCAAGCACACGCCGGCAGCCCGAGAAGAGGCTGTTCGGCAGACCAGATTCATTTTGGGATTTTGAGCAAGAGCAAGAGCAAGAGCAAGAGCAGAGTCGCCGGGATAAACCGGCACGAGGTAGGGAATGAAAGAG
This window contains:
- the folK gene encoding 2-amino-4-hydroxy-6-hydroxymethyldihydropteridine diphosphokinase, producing the protein MATRFRVHLSLGSNLGDRTANLARAVSGLAALPDTKVSAVSRVWETAPWGVADQPVFHNLAVEIGTALGPLELLNAVKGLETRLGRGPGFRWGPRLVDVDVVLWESLILDTPALSLPHPRFRERAFVLWPLAEIAPGAVDPVTGRTVAELADAMRAAAAPETAQPLAPLAWNA
- the hemH gene encoding ferrochelatase; translation: MTNTETTQNAPSLESAPRGILLLHTGSPDTCETGAVRRYLRKFLMDPYVLDMPWLLRAMLVHCVILPMRPLKSAAAYRAIWTGGGSPLVVNTEALRAALEEALPGTVVRVASAYGRPSIPEGLDAMAACGAGETAVLPLFPQYAGATRGGVTSVLLREAAKRWNVPSLNIVPPFYAHPAFIGALAEIWGPMLADFAPDRVLFSFHGLPLRQVRKGAAGGLAYDYERQCRMTMEGIAGRLGLDPARCVLGWQSRFGKGWLEPATDDLLAGFPGRGAKRVAVCAPSFVGDCLETLEELGIRGKEAFLQAGGGDFMLLPSPNSHPAWVRAVVELLR
- a CDS encoding aspartate 1-decarboxylase is translated as MMLTMFKSKVHRATVTQADLNYTGSLTLDPLLIEAAGMLVHEQVHVLNINTGARFTTYIIEGGRGSGVVCLNGAAARLGAPGDLIIALTYAEMTPEEARTHEPVVVHVDKNNHITEVVRGARAVVED
- the panB gene encoding 3-methyl-2-oxobutanoate hydroxymethyltransferase, producing the protein MRDKITPVVFRQKKAAGEKIAVLTAYDYPTARLADEAGVDAILVGDSVGMAVMGLDSTIPVTMDIMAHHTAMVSRAVRRALVIGDMPFLSYHTGEADAVRHAGRLVAESGAQAVKLEGPADEFGGVIHAILRAGIPVMGHVGLTPQSILHFGGFKVQGRGEADARRILAQALALEEAGCFAVVLECMPPALAAEITAALSVPTIGIGAGAACDGQVLVMHDILGWGKTRFAKTYADARGAMAGAFGEYVREVKSGEYPAAEHQYE
- a CDS encoding exo-alpha-sialidase → MTLSAIALGISLMTLAAEAPLYEAELVFPPNEFHNHGSSITQMPNGDLLVCWFHGTGERWADDVMVQGSRRRAGASEWETPFVMADTPDLPDCNPVLFTDPQGTLWLIWITVQDNMWGGSLLKYRLSDDYLNDGPPVWRWQDVIHARPTDLEIRFLKVVDDGLELLAPMLEAMPEVKDEIAAGREKAKDKLHQRLGWMTRIRPIMVNEKRMLLGLYSDVFNCSLAAWTEDRGATWGFSTPILDDNLGKISNIQPAFVQRKDGTIVAYMRDNGLPKRVRTATSSDLGATWSNVDSMDIWNSGASVDAVALESGRWALVCNDVSDGRHRLTVFLSDDEGLTWPVKRTLENEPAKDDGSFSYPSMLQAKDGAIHVTYSHKRKEIKGSAIKHVRFNEAWVAAGAE
- a CDS encoding pantoate--beta-alanine ligase, which produces MIVLETAKEMRAWSRGRRLQGRSIGFVPTMGALHEGHASLMRAAARENDTAVASIFVNPAQFAPTEDFDRYPRTFDADRAICAAAGVGVIYLPSARGMYPSDYSTHVLVGGVSEGLCGGSRPHFFRGVATVVTKLFNAVEPDRAYFGQKDAQQCAVIRRMVRDLDMAVEIVEMPIVREADGLAMSTRNRYLSPEERARALCLSRSLFAAEHRLRDGVRDAADITGAVRAGMAETKVDYVSLVDAATMAPVARVEGPVLLAVAAWVGETRLIDNIKFDPSQPEEIRP
- a CDS encoding beta-glucanase gives rise to the protein MKRRAIRFTVAALCFVLAGIGPVCPIPLLQGGNVAFADEPPRRPFPQHVSYAAGTLRPSHRTQAQQDDDLRAAYDRWKSNYLTRTKEGHYRVKIGRGANAPTISEGQGYGMVIVPLMAGHDPEAQTIFDGLWGFFNAHRSPADSRLMAWRVNLQRPDRGDGNSAFDGDADIAYGLLLAESQWGGREGNGINYMEEAKRVLDGILDRTVGPASRLPMLGNWFGPDGAPFNQFTPRPSDFMPAHFRAFGQSTGNPVWGEVVAACQRVVDSFQKNVSPTTGLLPDFAVVEPSGAVRPAPPGFLEKEWDGCYNFNAGRVPWRLGTDALLYGDPVSAAQVKKMADWVLVETAGNPHGIKPGYTLDGSPIASRNYFSTFFAAPFGVAAMVAGQQEWLNAVYDAVRLQEQGYYADTVTLQCLIVMTGNYWTP